CGGCAGTAGCTGATTCTATATGACCGCAGCGTGAGCACCTACGGTGAAAAATCTTGGAGCTCTTGGAGGATTTTTTATGCTCACAGGCTTTGCAGCTAAAGCCATTTTCCCATTTTACCTGCTCCAGATATCTTAGGCAAGAGCTAGAGTCAGGGAAGATCTTTTGGAAATCTGCGTAACTCATTCGTTTATTCGTAATTCTTGCCTGTAGATTTTCCTTGATTTGGGATTTGAGTTTCCAGATATCCTTATCCAGCAAAGCATTCATGCGCTTGATTTCCTCGTCTTTTTCAAGGATCTGCTGGTTGTATTCTAGCAGTAATTGGTTCTTTTTATCAAGCTCCTGGGTACGTTCCTTTACACGCATTTCCAACTCCTGATTGACTTTGTCCTTTAGTTTAGCATTTGCTTCTGCCTGTCGAAGAGAGCGAAGCAATGCACGATCCCGGTTTTCTTTGAGGATTTTAACCCGATCTCCTAGTGCCAAAGTCAGCAGGAGCATTTCTATCAGGAATGCAATATGTAAACTGTAATATAAGACGGTACTGTGGGGGATGATGGCAGTATGAACTAGGATTTTCAGCGCCACACCAAGGAACAAAATGGCGTAAGCCACCACAAAAAGCCGCGCCACACTGTAGCCCTTTATCCAAACAAATACACTGGAAAACAGGATCAGAAAAAAAGGTACTATGTCATAAATCTGGATTTCCAACAACTTGGGAAAAAAGGCTATGCCCGCAGCGAAAAGAATTGTCTTCACTAGCAGAATGACCTGAAAACTGCGATGCATGCTGGGGAATCTCCTCTTCAAATTGAGGAAGTGAGTGGAGAAAAGCAACGCAAACATTACGATCAAATAGCTGAAAAGACCAGACGCGGGCTGGTTCCAGCCAGGGTGATTAGGCCATAAATATTGAAAAGCAATTCCATCTACGCAGGCTGCAAAAATCCCTACACTCAATAAGTAAAAGACATAATATAGGTACTTGACTTCCTTGATAGCTAGATAAATCAGACCGTTGTAAAGGGAAATAATCAAGATCATCCCATAAAAAATCCCATAGAGAAAATACTCATTTAGGGCATAATAGATGAAGCGATTATAAGAGCGAAAGGCAATTCTTACGTCAGCTTTTTGAGAGGATTTGATCTTGAAATAGTAGGTGTCAGTTCCTGCAGTTTGGTTTGCCACAGGGATTTGGAAGTTTTTATGAGAGAAAACCCGATCGCTAAATGGAGCTTGATCTCCAAGTTTTAATTCTCTGAAACCACCCTCTGTGGGTATGTAGGCCGTGATTTGATCAATGGTCTGATCATAAAATTCCAGAAGCCATTGTTTATTGCTGGTGGGAGTTTTCTGAATTGCTACTTTGACCCAATAGGTGTTTTCGGTAGAGAACTGATGCTTGGTAAAGTCGGAATTGATCTTCAGTTTTCCTGATATTGAACTGGAAAGAATATCGTCCAACTCAAGTTCATTGCTTGCATCTTCATAGAAAGTCAGTCGATCTATGGCATAGATCCGCTCGTCCAGTTGGTCGTTTATCTGAAAGGTGTATGATGAATTTTGGCATTTGCCTTCTATGGTAAGAACTT
This genomic window from Algoriphagus sp. TR-M9 contains:
- a CDS encoding 7TM diverse intracellular signaling domain-containing protein; amino-acid sequence: MVKFYSRIFVLALLIIQVLTIEGKCQNSSYTFQINDQLDERIYAIDRLTFYEDASNELELDDILSSSISGKLKINSDFTKHQFSTENTYWVKVAIQKTPTSNKQWLLEFYDQTIDQITAYIPTEGGFRELKLGDQAPFSDRVFSHKNFQIPVANQTAGTDTYYFKIKSSQKADVRIAFRSYNRFIYYALNEYFLYGIFYGMILIISLYNGLIYLAIKEVKYLYYVFYLLSVGIFAACVDGIAFQYLWPNHPGWNQPASGLFSYLIVMFALLFSTHFLNLKRRFPSMHRSFQVILLVKTILFAAGIAFFPKLLEIQIYDIVPFFLILFSSVFVWIKGYSVARLFVVAYAILFLGVALKILVHTAIIPHSTVLYYSLHIAFLIEMLLLTLALGDRVKILKENRDRALLRSLRQAEANAKLKDKVNQELEMRVKERTQELDKKNQLLLEYNQQILEKDEEIKRMNALLDKDIWKLKSQIKENLQARITNKRMSYADFQKIFPDSSSCLRYLEQVKWENGFSCKACEHKKSSKSSKIFHRRCSRCGHIESATAGTIFHGIRLPIEKAFYLSYTVISEHDKLTLDELSKLLDLRINAISSFRVKVKLQLEMKGINHPEWEDIVLERSHELN